From Deltaproteobacteria bacterium, the proteins below share one genomic window:
- a CDS encoding S41 family peptidase, whose product MRPTTFRSVLLFAAGAAAATVFLGPGPSGSVAAARYEDLSLFTSVMHLVRRNYVEEVDETELIRGAVRGMLAELDPHSAYMDPDAHKEMQIDTRGEFNGLGIEISKRRDGYIEVVSPIEGTPAWRAGIEPKDQITAICPTEKPEGWAEDCKNTKSMTLFDAVKLMRGKRGSAITIRIFREGFERPRPFTITRDVVKVASVEGRALEPGYGYLRLRSFQERTASELEKELAQVVKESGGQLQGLVLDLRDNPGGLLDQAVQVADLWLSDGLIVYTKGRVENQQQEFAAHADGSEQAYPIVVLVNAGSASASEIVAGALQDQGRALVLGEHTFGKGSVQTVYPLEDGSGLRLTTALYYTPAGRSIQEVGITPDITVAAKEAAKAAGEGVDPSAVDEDSDEPLREKDLERHFQHPPDANDAEEPRAERPHLELPGGPGTIAAPAGEGAGPEAAGKEGDVQLARGLEVLKSWSYFEKLRGGATTAAGREGAPSMASAPDAAGAGSH is encoded by the coding sequence ATGCGACCCACCACCTTCCGCTCCGTCCTCCTCTTCGCGGCCGGCGCCGCGGCCGCCACGGTCTTCCTCGGGCCCGGGCCGTCCGGCTCGGTGGCTGCCGCCCGCTACGAGGACCTGAGCCTGTTCACCTCGGTGATGCACCTGGTGCGGCGCAACTACGTCGAGGAGGTGGACGAGACCGAGCTGATCCGCGGCGCCGTGCGCGGGATGCTCGCCGAGCTCGACCCGCACTCGGCCTACATGGACCCCGACGCGCACAAGGAGATGCAGATCGACACCCGCGGCGAGTTCAACGGCCTCGGGATCGAGATCAGCAAGCGGCGCGACGGCTACATCGAGGTGGTCTCGCCGATCGAGGGCACGCCGGCCTGGCGGGCGGGCATCGAGCCGAAGGACCAGATCACCGCGATCTGCCCGACCGAGAAGCCCGAGGGCTGGGCCGAGGACTGCAAGAACACCAAGAGCATGACGCTCTTCGACGCGGTCAAGCTGATGCGCGGCAAACGCGGCAGCGCGATCACGATCCGCATCTTCCGGGAGGGCTTCGAGCGGCCGCGCCCCTTCACGATCACGCGTGACGTGGTGAAGGTGGCGTCGGTCGAGGGGCGGGCGCTCGAGCCGGGCTACGGCTACCTGCGCCTGCGCTCGTTCCAGGAGCGCACCGCGAGCGAGCTCGAGAAGGAGCTCGCCCAGGTGGTGAAGGAGTCGGGCGGCCAGCTCCAGGGCCTCGTGCTCGACCTGCGCGACAACCCGGGCGGGCTGCTCGACCAGGCGGTGCAGGTCGCCGACCTGTGGCTCTCCGACGGCCTGATCGTCTACACGAAGGGGCGCGTCGAGAACCAGCAGCAGGAGTTCGCGGCGCACGCCGACGGGAGCGAGCAGGCGTACCCGATCGTGGTGCTCGTGAACGCCGGCAGCGCCAGCGCCTCGGAGATCGTGGCCGGCGCGCTCCAGGACCAGGGACGCGCGCTGGTGCTCGGCGAGCACACCTTCGGCAAGGGCTCCGTGCAGACCGTCTACCCGCTCGAGGACGGCTCCGGGCTGCGCCTCACGACCGCGCTCTACTACACGCCTGCCGGACGCTCGATCCAGGAGGTCGGGATCACGCCCGACATCACGGTCGCGGCGAAGGAGGCCGCGAAGGCCGCGGGCGAGGGCGTGGACCCGAGCGCCGTCGACGAGGACTCCGACGAGCCGCTGCGCGAGAAGGACCTCGAGCGCCACTTCCAGCACCCGCCCGACGCGAACGACGCGGAGGAGCCTCGGGCCGAGCGGCCCCACCTCGAGCTGCCCGGCGGCCCCGGGACGATCGCCGCGCCGGCCGGGGAGGGCGCCGGGCCCGAGGCGGCCGGCAAGGAGGGTGACGTGCAGCTCGCCCGCGGCCTCGAGGTGCTGAAGAGCTGGAGCTACTTCGAGAAGCTGCGCGGCGGCGCCACGACCGCGGCCGGCCGGGAGGGTGCGCCGTCGATGGCGAGCGCGCCCGACGCGGCCGGCGCCGGATCGCACTGA
- the xseB gene encoding exodeoxyribonuclease VII small subunit has translation MADRALPPSDPRGTLPGEHRPEPGEPTFEVALGRLEAIVGRLEEGDMALEDALAGFEEGVRLSRRLAERLGDAERRIERLVREGGGLAVRPLEAPPGDPDQAPPPGGPEDPEA, from the coding sequence ATGGCGGACCGCGCTCTCCCGCCCTCCGATCCCCGCGGCACGCTCCCCGGCGAGCATCGACCGGAACCCGGCGAGCCCACCTTCGAGGTGGCGCTCGGGCGGCTCGAGGCGATCGTCGGCCGGCTCGAGGAGGGAGACATGGCGCTCGAGGACGCGCTCGCCGGCTTCGAGGAAGGGGTCCGGCTCTCGCGCCGGCTGGCGGAGCGGCTCGGGGACGCGGAGCGGCGGATCGAGCGGCTCGTGCGAGAGGGCGGCGGGCTCGCGGTCCGCCCGCTGGAGGCGCCGCCCGGCGACCCGGACCAGGCTCCGCCGCCGGGCGGGCCCGAGGACCCGGAGGCGTAG
- a CDS encoding polyprenyl synthetase family protein — translation MDVQAYLAESAQRVDAALERLLPPAGAPPRGLHAAMRHLVFPGGKRLRPALAFAAAEAVGGQPEHALPLAAAVELVHTYSLVHDDLPCMDDDDERRGRPTVHVAYGEATAVLAGDALLAAAFETLAQAPGDAARTVAALRELAHAAGAAQLVGGQADDLDFDPARVDEAWVDSVHRRKTAALFAAAVGGGARLAGAGEPELERLRRFALATGVAFQIADDVLDDEPGAGECSLVALIGQDAARARAEALLQDALTALDPFGTRADALRLLARFAVGRTR, via the coding sequence GTGGACGTACAGGCCTACCTCGCCGAGAGCGCGCAGCGCGTGGACGCGGCGCTCGAGCGCCTGCTCCCGCCCGCCGGCGCGCCCCCGCGCGGCCTGCACGCCGCCATGCGCCATCTCGTCTTCCCGGGCGGCAAGCGCCTGCGCCCGGCGCTGGCCTTCGCGGCCGCCGAGGCGGTCGGCGGGCAGCCCGAGCACGCGCTGCCGCTGGCGGCCGCCGTCGAGCTCGTCCACACCTACTCGCTCGTCCACGACGACCTGCCCTGCATGGACGACGACGACGAGCGGCGCGGCCGCCCGACCGTCCACGTGGCCTACGGCGAGGCGACGGCGGTGCTGGCCGGCGACGCGCTGCTCGCAGCGGCCTTCGAGACGCTCGCGCAGGCGCCGGGCGACGCCGCCCGCACGGTCGCTGCCCTGCGCGAGCTCGCCCACGCCGCGGGCGCGGCGCAGCTCGTCGGCGGCCAGGCCGACGATCTCGACTTCGACCCCGCGCGCGTCGACGAGGCGTGGGTGGACTCGGTGCACCGGCGCAAGACCGCCGCGCTCTTCGCGGCGGCCGTGGGCGGCGGCGCGCGCCTGGCGGGCGCGGGCGAGCCGGAGCTCGAGCGCCTGCGCCGCTTCGCGCTGGCGACGGGCGTGGCCTTCCAGATCGCCGACGACGTCCTCGACGACGAGCCCGGCGCCGGCGAGTGCTCGCTCGTCGCGCTGATCGGCCAGGACGCCGCCCGCGCCCGCGCCGAGGCGCTGCTCCAGGACGCGCTCACCGCCCTCGACCCCTTCGGCACGCGCGCCGATGCGCTGCGCCTGCTCGCCCGCTTCGCGGTCGGGAGGACCCGATGA
- a CDS encoding peptidoglycan DD-metalloendopeptidase family protein, whose amino-acid sequence MTRRAPPAPGARGARRRRAKITTTLPLWALTTLLALSAHAVEDRAARLERLEKAIEERRARVAAFETEQRGLLDALEAADRAIAAAADETAHNEREVAAAGDAERTAAARLPALEETLARTRAAMAGRVVALYKTGELGPAQLLFAAQSLRELLERVRALSLLLEHDRLLVSRARTEQADLDAARREAVATGERARRALAELGARRSELATERAEKQRLLARVRGDRARESAALGELEEAARALEEALAELGEAPAPLPDLPAGPSFASLRGRLPAPVDAPIVRGFGRQVDEQFLTEVFHKGVDFGATRGSEVRAVAAGIVRFAGWFRGYGRMVILDHGERFFTVHGHLDELRVEVGDVVEAGRVLGTVGDTGSLTGPRLYFEVREGGQAVDPRRWLRAAPGPRAELGAAARRAAAAC is encoded by the coding sequence GTGACCCGCCGGGCGCCGCCTGCGCCCGGGGCGCGCGGCGCGCGCCGCAGGCGAGCGAAGATCACCACGACGCTCCCGCTCTGGGCGCTGACCACCTTGCTGGCCCTCTCCGCCCACGCCGTCGAGGACCGCGCGGCACGGCTCGAGCGGCTCGAGAAGGCGATCGAGGAGCGGCGCGCGCGGGTCGCGGCCTTCGAGACCGAGCAGCGGGGCCTGCTCGACGCGCTCGAGGCCGCGGACCGGGCGATCGCGGCCGCCGCGGACGAGACCGCGCACAACGAGCGCGAGGTCGCCGCCGCCGGGGACGCCGAGCGCACCGCCGCCGCGCGCCTGCCCGCCCTCGAGGAGACCCTCGCGCGCACGCGCGCCGCGATGGCCGGGCGCGTGGTGGCGCTCTACAAGACGGGCGAGCTCGGGCCGGCGCAGCTCCTCTTCGCCGCGCAGTCGCTGCGCGAGCTGCTCGAGCGCGTGCGCGCGCTCTCGCTCCTTCTCGAGCACGACCGCCTGCTCGTGAGCCGCGCCCGCACCGAGCAGGCCGACCTCGACGCCGCCCGCCGCGAGGCCGTCGCCACCGGCGAGCGCGCCCGCCGCGCCCTCGCCGAGCTCGGCGCGCGCCGGAGCGAGCTCGCCACCGAGCGCGCCGAGAAGCAGCGCCTGCTGGCCCGCGTGCGCGGCGACCGCGCGCGCGAGAGCGCGGCGCTCGGCGAGCTCGAGGAGGCGGCGCGCGCGCTCGAGGAGGCGCTCGCCGAGCTCGGCGAGGCGCCCGCGCCGCTGCCGGATCTGCCCGCAGGCCCCTCCTTCGCCTCGCTCCGGGGCCGCCTGCCCGCCCCCGTGGACGCGCCCATCGTGCGCGGCTTCGGGCGCCAGGTGGACGAGCAGTTCCTGACCGAGGTCTTCCACAAGGGCGTCGACTTCGGCGCCACGCGGGGCAGCGAGGTGCGGGCGGTCGCCGCGGGGATCGTGCGCTTCGCCGGCTGGTTCCGCGGCTACGGCCGGATGGTGATCCTCGACCACGGCGAGCGCTTCTTCACGGTCCACGGCCACCTCGACGAGCTGCGCGTCGAGGTGGGCGACGTCGTCGAGGCGGGCCGCGTGCTCGGCACGGTCGGCGACACGGGCTCGCTGACGGGCCCGCGCCTCTACTTCGAGGTGCGCGAAGGCGGCCAGGCGGTGGACCCGCGGCGCTGGCTGCGCGCCGCCCCGGGCCCGCGCGCGGAGCTCGGGGCGGCGGCCCGGCGCGCCGCCGCGGCCTGCTAA
- a CDS encoding TlyA family RNA methyltransferase — translation MAPQHPRLDERLVLDGLAESRAKAQALVMAGRVRVDGVVADKPGTRVKPGAAVSLQGPASRFVSRGGDKLAGALDELGIDPAGLGCLDVGASTGGFTDCLLQRGARRVVAVDVGHGQLHEKLRADPRVVVVERANARHLEASALAGEQPELVVVDVSFISLRLVLPRLAALAPEADWLLLVKPQFEVGREQVGAGGVVRDDALRRAAAGAVRAAAEALGWRWRGEVESRVAGPKGNREIFLWLRAPAPGGARTSS, via the coding sequence ATGGCGCCCCAGCACCCGCGGCTCGACGAGCGTCTCGTGCTCGACGGCCTCGCCGAGAGCCGCGCGAAGGCGCAGGCCCTGGTCATGGCCGGCCGGGTCCGGGTGGACGGGGTGGTCGCCGACAAGCCGGGGACCCGCGTGAAGCCCGGCGCCGCGGTGTCGCTGCAGGGGCCCGCGTCGCGCTTCGTCTCGCGCGGGGGCGACAAGCTCGCCGGGGCGCTCGACGAGCTCGGGATCGACCCGGCCGGGCTCGGCTGTCTCGACGTCGGCGCCTCCACGGGCGGCTTCACGGACTGCCTGCTCCAGCGCGGGGCCCGGCGCGTCGTCGCGGTCGACGTCGGGCACGGCCAGCTCCACGAGAAGCTGCGCGCGGACCCGCGCGTCGTGGTGGTGGAGCGTGCCAACGCCCGACACCTCGAGGCGTCGGCACTCGCCGGCGAGCAGCCGGAGCTGGTCGTCGTGGACGTCTCCTTCATCTCGCTGCGGCTCGTGCTGCCGCGCCTCGCCGCGCTCGCGCCCGAGGCCGACTGGCTGCTCCTCGTGAAGCCGCAGTTCGAGGTCGGGCGCGAGCAGGTGGGGGCGGGCGGGGTGGTGCGCGACGACGCGCTCCGGCGGGCCGCCGCGGGCGCGGTGCGGGCGGCGGCCGAGGCGCTCGGCTGGCGCTGGCGCGGCGAGGTCGAGAGCCGGGTCGCGGGCCCCAAGGGGAACCGCGAGATCTTCCTGTGGCTGCGTGCGCCTGCTCCGGGCGGCGCTCGCACTTCGAGTTGA
- a CDS encoding iron-sulfur cluster assembly accessory protein — protein MALVELTPAAQDRVKALLDRDGRLETHGLRLKVVGGGCSGLQYELGFDDRVTDDDNAFQAGPVRIVVDDKSAVYLAGTVLDYVDTLQESGFKIQNPNAKSSCGCGQSFGA, from the coding sequence ATGGCGCTCGTCGAGCTGACCCCCGCCGCCCAGGATCGCGTGAAGGCGCTCCTCGACCGCGACGGCAGGCTCGAGACGCACGGCCTGCGCCTCAAGGTCGTGGGTGGCGGCTGCTCGGGCCTCCAGTACGAGCTCGGCTTCGACGACCGCGTGACCGACGACGACAACGCCTTCCAGGCGGGCCCGGTCCGGATCGTCGTCGACGACAAGAGCGCCGTGTACCTGGCCGGGACCGTGCTCGACTACGTCGACACGCTCCAGGAGTCGGGCTTCAAGATCCAGAACCCGAACGCCAAGAGCTCCTGCGGCTGCGGCCAGTCCTTCGGCGCCTGA
- a CDS encoding permease-like cell division protein FtsX, producing MSALHQLFTFVRAALRGLAGSPLPSVVSIATIAVAVIPLGGLMIITGNMRALLDRQGDARQVTAFLDLDLDGAGESALARRVAGLGGVARVELVTREAALERFRERLGGGALLEALEENPLPASIEVTLAPGADRAEEAGALAAALRALPGVEEVAGGEAWVEGYARALSLVRSAGLALGAILALATLLIVANTIRLAVYARRDELDILALVGASRTFLRVPYLLEGVIQGTLGGLLGVGLLYGLYRIAVPQLGDALELFLGWSEPGFLSPGSIAALVAGGAAFGLVGAAVAVARTRVS from the coding sequence GTGAGCGCCCTCCACCAGCTCTTCACCTTCGTGCGCGCCGCCCTGCGCGGCCTGGCCGGGAGCCCCCTGCCGAGCGTGGTCTCGATCGCGACGATCGCCGTCGCGGTGATCCCGCTCGGCGGGCTCATGATCATCACCGGCAACATGCGCGCGCTGCTCGACCGCCAGGGCGACGCGCGCCAGGTGACGGCCTTCCTCGACCTCGACCTGGACGGCGCCGGGGAGAGCGCGCTCGCGCGGCGCGTGGCGGGGCTCGGCGGCGTGGCGCGCGTCGAGCTCGTCACGCGCGAGGCCGCGCTCGAGCGCTTCCGCGAGCGGCTCGGGGGCGGCGCCCTGCTCGAGGCGCTCGAGGAGAACCCGCTGCCCGCGTCGATCGAGGTGACCCTCGCGCCCGGCGCCGACCGCGCCGAGGAGGCCGGCGCGCTGGCCGCCGCGCTGCGGGCGCTGCCCGGGGTCGAGGAGGTGGCGGGCGGGGAGGCCTGGGTCGAGGGCTACGCGCGGGCGTTGTCGCTGGTCCGCAGCGCGGGTCTCGCGCTCGGGGCCATCCTCGCGCTCGCGACCCTGCTGATCGTCGCCAACACGATCCGCCTCGCCGTCTACGCGCGCCGCGACGAGCTCGACATCCTGGCCCTGGTCGGCGCGAGCCGGACCTTCCTGCGCGTGCCCTACCTGCTCGAGGGCGTGATCCAGGGGACGCTCGGGGGCCTGCTCGGGGTCGGGCTCCTCTACGGCCTCTACCGGATCGCGGTCCCCCAGCTCGGTGACGCGCTCGAGCTCTTCCTCGGCTGGTCCGAGCCGGGCTTCCTGTCGCCCGGGAGCATCGCCGCTCTCGTGGCCGGCGGAGCTGCCTTCGGCCTGGTGGGCGCCGCGGTGGCGGTCGCCCGGACGCGGGTCTCGTGA
- the xseA gene encoding exodeoxyribonuclease VII large subunit, with protein sequence MASPAPQVLRVAELVGALRALVEDVVGRVWVVGEVSNLRRAASGHLYFTLKDDSAQLRAVLFRAEAARLPFEPADGLEVLAFAEATVYGARGELQLVVRQLEPRGQGALRLAFEQLRARLAAEGLFEEGRKRALPALPRRIGIVTSLHGAAVRDVIEVTGLRWPSCPLLVADARVQGPGAESEIVEALQLLASRPEVDVILLVRGGGSLEDLWPFNSETVARALARCPVPVVSGVGHETDLTIADLVADARAPTPSAAAALVLPDRRAFTERLARDRRRLRGAIEARLARARARLEARAGALHRVSPVAQLAARRGRLAGDVARLDAALRRHVARASAQLSLAAARLDSLSPLAVLGRGYAIARRADDGRIVRAPGDVAPGDELAVRVAGGRIDARVTRTREE encoded by the coding sequence ATGGCATCGCCGGCCCCGCAGGTGCTCCGGGTGGCGGAGCTGGTGGGCGCGCTGCGGGCGCTCGTCGAGGACGTGGTGGGCCGCGTGTGGGTGGTGGGCGAGGTGTCGAACCTGCGCCGCGCCGCCTCCGGGCACCTCTACTTCACGCTGAAGGACGACAGTGCGCAGCTTCGCGCCGTGCTGTTCCGCGCCGAGGCGGCGCGGCTGCCCTTCGAGCCCGCCGACGGCCTCGAGGTGCTGGCCTTCGCCGAGGCCACCGTCTACGGCGCGCGCGGCGAGCTCCAGCTCGTCGTGCGCCAGCTCGAGCCGCGCGGGCAGGGCGCGCTGCGGCTCGCCTTCGAGCAGCTGCGCGCGCGGCTCGCGGCCGAGGGCCTCTTCGAGGAGGGCCGCAAGCGCGCGCTCCCGGCGCTCCCGCGCCGGATCGGCATCGTGACCTCGCTGCACGGGGCCGCGGTGCGCGACGTGATCGAGGTGACCGGCCTGCGCTGGCCGTCCTGCCCGCTGCTGGTGGCCGACGCGCGCGTCCAGGGGCCCGGCGCGGAGTCCGAGATCGTCGAGGCGCTCCAGCTCCTCGCGAGCCGCCCCGAGGTGGACGTGATCCTGCTCGTGCGCGGCGGCGGCTCGCTCGAGGACCTGTGGCCCTTCAACAGCGAGACGGTGGCGCGGGCCCTGGCGCGCTGCCCCGTGCCGGTGGTCTCGGGCGTGGGGCACGAGACCGACCTCACGATCGCCGACCTGGTGGCCGACGCGCGGGCGCCGACCCCGTCCGCGGCCGCGGCCCTGGTCCTGCCCGACCGCCGGGCGTTCACCGAGCGGCTCGCGCGCGACCGCCGGCGGCTGCGCGGCGCGATCGAGGCGCGCCTCGCGCGCGCACGGGCGCGCCTCGAGGCGCGGGCCGGCGCGCTGCACCGCGTCTCGCCGGTGGCGCAGCTCGCGGCCCGGCGCGGGCGGCTCGCGGGCGACGTCGCGCGCCTCGACGCGGCGCTGCGCCGGCACGTCGCCCGCGCGAGCGCGCAGCTCTCGCTCGCGGCGGCGCGCCTCGATTCGCTGTCGCCGCTCGCCGTGCTCGGCCGGGGCTACGCGATCGCGCGTCGGGCCGACGACGGCCGGATCGTGCGCGCGCCGGGCGACGTCGCGCCGGGCGACGAGCTCGCCGTGCGCGTCGCCGGCGGGCGGATCGACGCCCGCGTGACCCGCACCCGCGAGGAGTGA
- the dxs gene encoding 1-deoxy-D-xylulose-5-phosphate synthase, whose amino-acid sequence MSGGGLPAGESLLPRIADPADLRALPREEVARVCAELRQEIVERVSQTGGHLASSLGAVELITALHYVFDTPTDRLVFDVGHQAYAHKMLTGRRAAFDRIGQAGGIGKFLRRAESPYDHFGAGHAGTSISAALGIARALQHRGAPGRAIAFIGDGGMTAGMAFEALNHAGELGQKNLLVVLNDNEMSIAPNVGALSSFLSRKLSAPLVRRLKTVAKDVLATLPGDLVHWAHKAEESFKAFISPSLLFEALGFRYLGPIPGNSIDPVLETVTNARRMLEGGEGPILIHAITAKGYGYPPAEADPFKYHGVTPFEITSGEMRKSSGGPPSYTRVFSDALVELAGEDPRIVAITAAMPDGTGLDRFRAAHPERCYDVGIAEQHAVTFAAGLAVEGMKPVAAIYSTFLQRAFDQVVHDVCIQNLDVTFALDRAGLVGADGATHQGFYDLAFLRALPNMVVMAPKDENELRHMLKTAIEHPGPAAVRYPRGNGFGVPLDPDLKTVPIGEAELLRDGDDVLVAAIGTLAHAALEAANELHAAGISAAVVNARFVKPLDARRLAELAARCRAVVTIEEACGPGGFGAAVLEALAAAGVAVPVRCLALPDRIVEHGDPDAIRADHGLDAPGIARAARELLGR is encoded by the coding sequence ATGAGCGGTGGAGGCCTGCCGGCGGGCGAGTCCCTGCTGCCCCGCATCGCGGATCCCGCGGACCTGCGCGCGCTCCCGCGCGAGGAGGTGGCGCGGGTGTGCGCGGAGCTGCGCCAGGAGATCGTCGAGCGGGTCTCGCAGACCGGCGGTCACCTGGCCTCGAGCCTGGGCGCGGTCGAGCTGATCACCGCGCTCCACTACGTCTTCGACACGCCGACGGACCGGCTGGTCTTCGACGTCGGCCACCAGGCCTACGCGCACAAGATGCTGACCGGGCGCCGCGCGGCCTTCGACCGGATCGGCCAGGCCGGCGGGATCGGCAAGTTCCTGCGCCGCGCGGAGTCGCCCTACGACCACTTCGGGGCCGGCCACGCGGGCACCTCGATCTCGGCCGCGCTCGGCATCGCGCGGGCGCTCCAGCACCGCGGGGCGCCGGGCCGGGCGATCGCCTTCATCGGCGACGGCGGGATGACCGCCGGCATGGCCTTCGAGGCGCTCAACCACGCCGGCGAGCTGGGCCAGAAGAACCTGCTCGTCGTCCTCAACGACAACGAGATGTCGATCGCGCCGAACGTCGGAGCGCTCTCGTCCTTCCTCTCGCGCAAGCTGTCGGCGCCGCTGGTGCGCCGGCTCAAGACGGTCGCCAAGGACGTGCTCGCGACGCTGCCGGGCGACCTCGTGCACTGGGCGCACAAGGCCGAGGAGTCGTTCAAGGCCTTCATCTCGCCGAGCCTGCTCTTCGAGGCGCTCGGCTTCCGCTACCTGGGCCCGATCCCGGGCAACTCGATCGACCCGGTGCTCGAGACGGTCACGAACGCGCGCCGGATGCTCGAGGGCGGCGAGGGCCCGATCCTGATCCACGCGATCACCGCCAAGGGCTACGGCTACCCGCCGGCCGAGGCGGACCCCTTCAAGTACCACGGCGTGACCCCCTTCGAGATCACCTCGGGCGAGATGCGCAAGAGCAGCGGCGGGCCGCCCTCCTACACGCGGGTGTTCTCGGACGCGCTCGTCGAGCTCGCCGGCGAGGACCCGCGCATCGTCGCGATCACCGCCGCCATGCCCGACGGCACCGGCCTCGACCGCTTCCGGGCCGCCCACCCGGAGCGCTGCTACGACGTCGGCATCGCCGAGCAGCACGCGGTGACCTTCGCGGCGGGCCTGGCGGTCGAGGGCATGAAGCCGGTGGCGGCGATCTACTCGACCTTCCTCCAGCGCGCCTTCGACCAGGTCGTGCACGACGTGTGCATCCAGAACCTCGACGTGACCTTCGCGCTCGACCGCGCCGGCCTGGTCGGCGCCGACGGGGCCACCCACCAGGGCTTCTACGACCTGGCCTTCCTGCGCGCGCTCCCGAACATGGTCGTGATGGCGCCCAAGGACGAGAACGAGCTGCGCCACATGCTGAAGACGGCGATCGAGCACCCCGGTCCGGCGGCGGTGCGCTATCCGCGCGGGAACGGCTTCGGCGTGCCGCTCGACCCGGACCTGAAGACCGTGCCGATCGGCGAGGCCGAGCTGCTGCGCGACGGCGACGACGTGCTGGTGGCCGCAATCGGCACGCTGGCGCACGCAGCGCTCGAGGCGGCCAACGAGCTGCACGCGGCCGGGATCTCGGCGGCGGTCGTGAACGCGCGCTTCGTGAAGCCCCTCGACGCGCGGCGCCTGGCCGAGCTGGCCGCGCGCTGCCGCGCCGTCGTGACGATCGAGGAGGCCTGCGGCCCGGGCGGCTTCGGCGCGGCGGTGCTGGAGGCGCTGGCCGCGGCCGGCGTCGCCGTGCCCGTGCGCTGCCTGGCGCTCCCGGACCGGATCGTCGAGCACGGCGACCCCGACGCGATCCGCGCCGACCACGGCCTCGACGCCCCCGGCATCGCCCGCGCCGCGCGCGAGCTGCTCGGGCGCTGA
- the ftsE gene encoding cell division ATP-binding protein FtsE, with amino-acid sequence MIRLFHVSKTYATGSFALRDLSVEIRKGELVFLTGPSGAGKTTLMKLLFAAERPSEGQILVLGRNVARLGERRIPALRRRIGVVFQDFKLIPTRSIEDNVALALEVLGRPPREVRSKVFAMLRRVGLQHRRHELPPALSGGEQQRVALARALVNEPAILLADEPTGNLDAELTVEIMDLVAAAAARGTTVLVATHDLALIRRYARRTLRLEAGRLVEDAAGGGR; translated from the coding sequence CTGATCCGGCTGTTCCACGTCTCGAAGACCTACGCGACCGGAAGCTTCGCCTTGCGCGACCTGTCCGTGGAGATCCGCAAGGGCGAGCTGGTGTTCCTGACCGGCCCGAGCGGCGCGGGCAAGACCACGCTGATGAAGCTCCTGTTCGCCGCCGAGCGCCCGAGCGAGGGCCAGATCCTGGTGCTCGGCCGCAACGTCGCGCGGCTCGGCGAGCGGCGCATCCCGGCGCTGCGCCGGCGCATCGGGGTCGTGTTCCAGGACTTCAAGCTGATCCCGACCCGCTCGATCGAGGACAACGTGGCGCTCGCCCTCGAGGTGCTCGGGCGCCCGCCGCGCGAGGTACGCTCGAAGGTGTTCGCGATGCTGCGCCGGGTCGGCCTCCAGCACCGGCGCCACGAGCTGCCGCCGGCGCTCTCGGGCGGCGAGCAGCAGCGGGTCGCGCTCGCGCGCGCGCTCGTGAACGAGCCGGCGATCCTGCTCGCCGACGAGCCCACCGGCAACCTCGACGCCGAGCTCACGGTCGAGATCATGGACCTCGTCGCGGCGGCCGCGGCGCGTGGCACCACGGTGCTGGTGGCGACCCACGACCTGGCGCTGATCCGGCGCTACGCGCGGCGCACCCTGCGCCTCGAGGCGGGCCGCCTCGTCGAGGACGCGGCCGGCGGCGGCCGGTGA